A window of the Microtus pennsylvanicus isolate mMicPen1 chromosome 4, mMicPen1.hap1, whole genome shotgun sequence genome harbors these coding sequences:
- the LOC142847865 gene encoding bromodomain-containing protein 8-like isoform X2: MNSGRNGPENTELSNKYRSALSSWNSSLDLDMSNWRETENSDVEAEELEESIPERESSEFLVEDVESEESQEEGEQGNSQNLLHFLSEGEARQDSKEEDQGEGDTSDVDKQPWSGDYDAGTSAQDTPLVDILYNCPNSSQLSDLSQGDPIQDHSLFKKTLLQVWKMIASHRPMDLTTLKRNLSKGRIHTMAEFQRDLMLMFQNAVMYNDSDHHIYHMAVEMQREVLEQMQVLSTWLDKRKDSSNPE; encoded by the exons ATGAACTCTGGTCGCAATGGCCCTGAGAACACTGAACTGAGCAACAAGTACAGGTCTGCCCTCAGCTCCTGGAACTCCAGTCTGGATCTTGATATGAGCAATTGGAGGGAAACTGAGAATTCAGATGTAGAGGCTGAGGAACTAGAGGAAAGCATCCCAGAGAGAGAATCTAGTGAGTTCCTTGTGGAAGATGTCGAGAGTGAAGAATCtcaggaggagggagagcaaggCAACAGCCAGAACCTCCTTCACTTCCTCTCTGAG GGGGAGGCTCGGCAGGACTCAAAAGAGGAGGATCAGGGTGAAGGGGATACTTCGGATGTGGACAAGCAGCCCTGGTCAGGTGACTATGATGCTGGCACGAGCGCTCAGGACACTCCCCTGGTGGACATCCTTTACAACTGCCCCAACTCCTCGCAACT GAGTGACCTAAGCCAAGGTGACCCTATTCAGGATCATTCCCTATTTAAGAAGACTCTTTTGCAAGTCTGGAAGATGATTGCCAGTCACAG ACCCATGGACTTAACAACCCTGAAGAGGAATCTGTCCAAGGGACGCATTCACACCATGGCTGAGTTCCAGCGGGACCTGATGCTGATGTTCCAAAATGCTGTGATGTACAATGACTCTGACCATCACATCTACCATATGGCCGTGGAGATGCAGCGTGAGGTCTTAGAGCAGATGCAG GTGCTGAGTACTTGGTTAGACAAACGGAAGGACTCGAGCAATCCGGAGTGA
- the LOC142847865 gene encoding bromodomain-containing protein 8-like isoform X1, whose product MNSGRNGPENTELSNKYRSALSSWNSSLDLDMSNWRETENSDVEAEELEESIPERESSEFLVEDVESEESQEEGEQGNSQNLLHFLSEGEARQDSKEEDQGEGDTSDVDKQPWSGDYDAGTSAQDTPLVDILYNCPNSSQLSDLSQGDPIQDHSLFKKTLLQVWKMIASHRFSSPFLKPVSEKQAPGYKDVVKRPMDLTTLKRNLSKGRIHTMAEFQRDLMLMFQNAVMYNDSDHHIYHMAVEMQREVLEQMQVLSTWLDKRKDSSNPE is encoded by the exons ATGAACTCTGGTCGCAATGGCCCTGAGAACACTGAACTGAGCAACAAGTACAGGTCTGCCCTCAGCTCCTGGAACTCCAGTCTGGATCTTGATATGAGCAATTGGAGGGAAACTGAGAATTCAGATGTAGAGGCTGAGGAACTAGAGGAAAGCATCCCAGAGAGAGAATCTAGTGAGTTCCTTGTGGAAGATGTCGAGAGTGAAGAATCtcaggaggagggagagcaaggCAACAGCCAGAACCTCCTTCACTTCCTCTCTGAG GGGGAGGCTCGGCAGGACTCAAAAGAGGAGGATCAGGGTGAAGGGGATACTTCGGATGTGGACAAGCAGCCCTGGTCAGGTGACTATGATGCTGGCACGAGCGCTCAGGACACTCCCCTGGTGGACATCCTTTACAACTGCCCCAACTCCTCGCAACT GAGTGACCTAAGCCAAGGTGACCCTATTCAGGATCATTCCCTATTTAAGAAGACTCTTTTGCAAGTCTGGAAGATGATTGCCAGTCACAG GTTCAGCAGTCCATTTCTGAAGCCTGTGTCAGAAAAGCAGGCCCCGGGATACAAGGATGTGGTGAAAAG ACCCATGGACTTAACAACCCTGAAGAGGAATCTGTCCAAGGGACGCATTCACACCATGGCTGAGTTCCAGCGGGACCTGATGCTGATGTTCCAAAATGCTGTGATGTACAATGACTCTGACCATCACATCTACCATATGGCCGTGGAGATGCAGCGTGAGGTCTTAGAGCAGATGCAG GTGCTGAGTACTTGGTTAGACAAACGGAAGGACTCGAGCAATCCGGAGTGA
- the LOC142847865 gene encoding bromodomain-containing protein 8-like isoform X3 has product MNSGRNGPENTELSNKYRSALSSWNSSLDLDMSNWRETENSDVEAEELEESIPERESSEFLVEDVESEESQEEGEQGNSQNLLHFLSEGEARQDSKEEDQGEGDTSDVDKQPWSGDYDAGTSAQDTPLVDILYNCPNSSQLFSSPFLKPVSEKQAPGYKDVVKRPMDLTTLKRNLSKGRIHTMAEFQRDLMLMFQNAVMYNDSDHHIYHMAVEMQREVLEQMQVLSTWLDKRKDSSNPE; this is encoded by the exons ATGAACTCTGGTCGCAATGGCCCTGAGAACACTGAACTGAGCAACAAGTACAGGTCTGCCCTCAGCTCCTGGAACTCCAGTCTGGATCTTGATATGAGCAATTGGAGGGAAACTGAGAATTCAGATGTAGAGGCTGAGGAACTAGAGGAAAGCATCCCAGAGAGAGAATCTAGTGAGTTCCTTGTGGAAGATGTCGAGAGTGAAGAATCtcaggaggagggagagcaaggCAACAGCCAGAACCTCCTTCACTTCCTCTCTGAG GGGGAGGCTCGGCAGGACTCAAAAGAGGAGGATCAGGGTGAAGGGGATACTTCGGATGTGGACAAGCAGCCCTGGTCAGGTGACTATGATGCTGGCACGAGCGCTCAGGACACTCCCCTGGTGGACATCCTTTACAACTGCCCCAACTCCTCGCAACT GTTCAGCAGTCCATTTCTGAAGCCTGTGTCAGAAAAGCAGGCCCCGGGATACAAGGATGTGGTGAAAAG ACCCATGGACTTAACAACCCTGAAGAGGAATCTGTCCAAGGGACGCATTCACACCATGGCTGAGTTCCAGCGGGACCTGATGCTGATGTTCCAAAATGCTGTGATGTACAATGACTCTGACCATCACATCTACCATATGGCCGTGGAGATGCAGCGTGAGGTCTTAGAGCAGATGCAG GTGCTGAGTACTTGGTTAGACAAACGGAAGGACTCGAGCAATCCGGAGTGA
- the Nme5 gene encoding nucleoside diphosphate kinase homolog 5 isoform X2 translates to MEVSMPLPQIYVEKTLALIKPDIVDKEEEIRDIILRSGFTIIQRRKLHLSPEHCSNFYVEQYGKLFFPNLTAYMSSGPLVAMVLARHDAISYWKDLLGPPNSLVAKETHPDSLRAIYGTDELRNALHGSNDFAASEREIRFMFPEVIIEPIPIGQAAKDYLNLYVTPTLLQGLTELWLAS, encoded by the exons ATGGAGGTGtcaatgcccctgcctcagatATATGTAGAAAAAACCCTAGCTCTTATCAAGCCAGACATTGTTGACAAAGAAGAGGAGATACGAGACATTATTCTCAGATCTGGATTCACCATCATTCAG aGACGAAAACTACATCTGAGCCCTGAGCACTGTAGTAACTTTTACGTGGAACAGTATGGGAAACTGTTTTTCCCAAACTTAACAGCTTATATGAGCTCTGGACCTCTTGTTGCTATGGTACTAGCCAGACATGACGCCATCTCTTACTGGAAAGATCTTCTGGGGCCACCTAATAGTTTAGTAGCCAAGGAGACACACCCAGACAG TCTAAGGGCGATTTACGGTACGGATGAGCTACGGAACGCCCTTCATGGGAGCAACGACTTTGCTGCCTCGGAAAGAGAAATTCGGTTCATGTTCCCGGAGG TGATTATTGAACCCATTCCAATTGGACAAGCTGCTAAGGACTATTTAAATTTGTACGTGACGCCAACCCTGCTTCAAGGCCTCACGGAACTCT